In Blattabacterium cuenoti, the following proteins share a genomic window:
- the rpmF gene encoding 50S ribosomal protein L32, with amino-acid sequence MAHPKRRQSKSRKNKRRNHLKVEEPLLVKCPLTNQKHLYHHAYWKDNKLYYKGKILYNKNKEEDIQ; translated from the coding sequence ATGGCACATCCTAAAAGAAGACAATCTAAATCTAGAAAAAATAAAAGAAGAAATCATTTAAAGGTTGAAGAACCTTTATTAGTGAAATGTCCTTTAACAAATCAAAAACATTTGTATCATCATGCTTATTGGAAGGATAATAAATTATATTACAAAGGAAAAATTTTATATAATAAAAATAAAGAAGAAGATATACAGTAA
- the accB gene encoding acetyl-CoA carboxylase biotin carboxyl carrier protein, translating to MNLKYLEKIKSLIQFISKSDISEIKIKIGRTKIHIKNSKCNKNKLWKTSYPKISSYVSDFSDRFSKSEKENENQYLTIKSPMIGTFYRRPHPDKEPFVKIGDKIKIGTKVCVIEAMKLFNDIESEFNGKLIKILVEDSTPVDYDQPLFILDPNS from the coding sequence ATGAATTTAAAATATTTAGAAAAAATTAAATCGTTGATTCAATTTATTTCAAAATCTGATATTAGTGAAATAAAAATCAAGATAGGTAGAACTAAAATTCATATTAAAAATAGTAAATGCAACAAAAATAAATTGTGGAAAACATCTTATCCAAAAATATCTTCTTATGTTTCTGATTTTTCAGATAGATTTTCGAAATCAGAAAAAGAAAATGAAAATCAATATTTAACAATAAAATCTCCTATGATAGGAACGTTTTATCGAAGACCTCATCCAGATAAAGAACCATTTGTTAAAATAGGAGATAAGATAAAAATAGGTACAAAAGTATGTGTAATAGAAGCTATGAAATTGTTTAATGACATAGAATCTGAATTTAATGGAAAACTTATTAAAATTTTAGTGGAAGACTCTACTCCAGTTGATTATGATCAACCTTTATTTATTTTGGATCCTAATTCTTAA
- a CDS encoding lysophospholipid acyltransferase family protein, translating to MRIIQISLILLWRMWFFLINLFLVPLFAAVSIPFLFKDKYYPIAYWFHQIWARCNLFLMGFWYELEKDEKEILDKKKQYIIISNHSSIMDIMLIYSLMRNHPMVFVGKAELAKLPFFGFVYKKSNILIDRKSLSSCIKVFKKIQKKVDSGKSVCLFPEGGVPNPSIFLDRFKSGAFFIAIINKIPIIPFTIADIKTKFPSNSIIKGFPGKIRIKQHHSISTLNLSLKDKDSLKEKCFNIIKYQLKKFEKENINK from the coding sequence ATGAGAATAATACAAATATCATTAATATTGTTATGGCGTATGTGGTTCTTTCTTATTAATTTATTTTTAGTACCATTATTTGCTGCAGTGTCCATTCCATTTTTATTTAAAGATAAATATTATCCAATTGCATATTGGTTTCATCAAATATGGGCAAGATGCAATCTTTTCCTTATGGGATTTTGGTACGAACTGGAAAAAGATGAAAAAGAGATCTTAGATAAAAAGAAACAATACATAATTATCAGCAATCACAGTTCTATCATGGATATCATGTTGATTTACTCTCTTATGAGAAACCATCCTATGGTATTTGTAGGAAAAGCAGAATTAGCTAAACTTCCTTTTTTTGGATTTGTTTATAAAAAGAGTAATATTTTGATAGATAGAAAAAGTTTATCTAGCTGTATTAAAGTCTTTAAAAAGATTCAAAAAAAAGTAGATTCTGGAAAAAGTGTTTGTCTTTTTCCAGAAGGAGGGGTACCTAATCCTTCAATCTTTTTAGATCGTTTTAAAAGCGGAGCATTCTTTATAGCTATTATAAATAAAATTCCTATTATTCCATTTACTATAGCAGATATAAAAACTAAATTTCCTAGTAATTCTATTATAAAAGGATTTCCTGGAAAAATAAGAATTAAACAACATCATTCCATATCAACACTAAATTTATCATTAAAAGATAAAGATTCTTTAAAAGAAAAATGTTTTAATATAATAAAATATCAATTGAAAAAATTTGAAAAGGAAAATATAAATAAATAA
- the proS gene encoding proline--tRNA ligase translates to MNRLTKRRENYSKWYNEIINKSKLAEFSGIRGFMIMKPYGYSIWEIIKKKLDKILKETGHENVYFPSLIPKSSFSKEKEHTEIFSEGCAVVTHSKLMKNKEELIIDPESKLQEELVVRPTSESIIWRTYKNWIQSYRDLPILLNQWGNAIRWEMRPRLFLRTNEFLWQEGHTAHSTKAEAIEETKKILNIYTDFSEKFMAIPVLQGIKPYMDKFHGSDTTYCIEAIMQDGKALQIGTSHFLGQNFSKAFDVKFTNSCGKKEYVWSTSWGISTRFIGAIIMSHSDDNGLILPPKIAPIQIIIVPIYHNDEEYSKIDEFSIKILNILRKEKIRVKYDDRKVFTPGWKFYEYEMKGIPIRISIGKNEIKNEKLEIFRRDTYQKISISLKDLKKNIPQLLNDIQKNIYQKALDRTKKMTIKSDYYNDFKEKICNVGGFILAHWDGNKNTAKKIQEDTEATIRFIPISFKKEEGKCIYSGNNSFQRVVFSKSY, encoded by the coding sequence ATGAATCGACTAACTAAACGAAGAGAAAACTATTCTAAATGGTATAATGAAATAATTAATAAATCTAAATTAGCTGAATTTTCTGGAATTCGAGGATTTATGATTATGAAGCCATATGGATATTCTATATGGGAAATAATAAAGAAAAAATTAGATAAAATACTTAAAGAAACTGGACATGAAAATGTATATTTTCCTTCGTTAATTCCTAAATCTTCTTTTTCAAAGGAAAAAGAACATACTGAAATTTTTTCTGAAGGATGTGCTGTTGTTACGCATTCTAAATTAATGAAAAATAAAGAAGAATTAATAATTGATCCTGAATCCAAATTACAAGAAGAATTAGTAGTTAGACCCACATCTGAAAGCATTATATGGAGAACATATAAAAATTGGATTCAATCTTACAGAGATTTACCAATTCTTTTGAATCAATGGGGAAATGCTATTAGATGGGAAATGCGTCCTCGTCTTTTTCTTAGAACTAATGAATTTTTGTGGCAAGAAGGGCATACTGCACATTCAACAAAAGCTGAAGCGATAGAAGAAACCAAAAAAATATTAAATATATATACAGATTTTTCAGAAAAATTCATGGCTATTCCAGTATTACAAGGAATAAAACCTTATATGGATAAATTTCATGGATCTGATACAACATATTGTATAGAAGCAATAATGCAAGATGGAAAAGCTTTACAGATAGGGACTTCTCACTTTTTAGGACAAAATTTTTCAAAAGCTTTTGATGTAAAATTTACTAACTCTTGTGGAAAAAAAGAATATGTTTGGTCCACTTCTTGGGGAATTTCTACTAGATTTATAGGTGCTATAATAATGTCACATTCTGATGATAATGGATTAATACTCCCTCCAAAAATAGCTCCCATACAAATCATTATTGTTCCTATATATCATAATGATGAAGAATATTCTAAAATAGATGAATTTTCAATAAAAATTTTAAATATTTTAAGAAAAGAAAAAATACGTGTAAAATATGATGATAGAAAAGTATTTACTCCGGGATGGAAATTCTATGAATATGAAATGAAAGGAATCCCTATCCGAATCAGTATAGGAAAAAATGAAATAAAAAATGAAAAATTAGAAATTTTTAGAAGAGATACATATCAAAAAATATCTATTTCTTTGAAAGATTTAAAAAAAAATATTCCTCAATTACTTAATGATATACAAAAAAATATTTACCAAAAAGCTTTGGATAGAACAAAAAAAATGACTATAAAATCAGATTATTATAATGATTTTAAAGAAAAAATATGTAATGTTGGTGGTTTTATTCTAGCTCATTGGGATGGAAATAAAAATACAGCAAAAAAAATTCAAGAAGATACAGAAGCTACGATACGATTTATTCCTATTTCTTTTAAAAAAGAGGAAGGAAAATGTATTTATTCCGGAAATAATTCTTTCCAAAGGGTTGTATTTTCTAAATCATATTAG
- a CDS encoding ribonuclease HI: MNNNRKIYIYTDGSSRGNPGPGGYGVFIEEMITGFSYTKKITSISEGYRYTTNNRMELLAIIVGLEKIEKKKQNVVVFTDSKYIVNTIQNKWIHSWEKNNFYKKKNVDLWKRFLFSFYQHYIIFQWIKGHSNHYINDYCDRLSTEASKRKNLKIDYVYEKQNK; the protein is encoded by the coding sequence GTGAATAATAATAGAAAAATTTATATTTATACCGATGGTTCCTCTAGAGGAAATCCAGGACCAGGAGGATATGGAGTCTTTATAGAAGAAATGATTACTGGATTTTCTTATACGAAAAAGATAACCTCTATATCTGAAGGATATCGTTATACTACTAATAATCGAATGGAATTGCTAGCTATAATAGTTGGATTGGAAAAAATAGAAAAGAAAAAACAAAATGTTGTTGTCTTTACCGATTCTAAGTATATAGTAAATACTATTCAAAATAAATGGATTCACAGTTGGGAGAAAAATAACTTTTACAAAAAAAAAAATGTAGATTTGTGGAAAAGATTTTTGTTTTCATTTTACCAGCATTATATCATTTTTCAATGGATTAAAGGCCATAGCAATCATTATATTAATGATTATTGTGATAGATTATCTACAGAAGCATCTAAAAGAAAAAATCTAAAAATAGATTATGTTTATGAAAAACAAAATAAATGA
- the ureC gene encoding urease subunit alpha yields MKKIDRESYASMYGPTKGDKIRLGDTSLWIEIEKDYTIYGDECVFGGGKVIRDGMGQHPLATKKRVLDLVLTNAIIIDHWGIVKADIGIKNGIIVGIGKSGNPYFMDSVHPNMYIGAGTEVISCENMIVTAGSVDSHVHYICPQLFEVALENGTTTIIGGGSGPATGSIATNCTSGVWNIQRMLKSTDHIPINFIFLASGNSSSSKALIEQIEAGAGGLKIHEDWGSTPHVIDQCLNVAEELDIQVNIHTDSLNESGYIEDTLKTFKGRTIHTYHTEGAGGGHTPDLLKVISFSNVLPSSTSPTMPYTCNTIDEHLDMLMICHHLDSNLPEDIAFAKSRIRSETISAEGVLHDIGAISMTSSDSQAMGRIGEIVKRTWQTADKMKKQRGPIKEDNSKNDNFRVKRYISKYTINPAITHGISEYVGSIHVGKMADLVIWKPSFFGAKPELVIKGGMIAYASVGDPNATIPTPQPFMYRKMFGFFEPKISSVFIPINAINNCFFEKNEIKKQIKVVRGCRSISKEKMILNEKTPNVEIDPKTYNVYINGEKIISKPSDILPLSQRYFLF; encoded by the coding sequence ATGAAAAAAATAGATAGAGAATCTTATGCTAGCATGTATGGTCCAACCAAAGGAGATAAAATTCGTTTAGGTGATACATCTCTATGGATTGAAATAGAAAAAGATTATACTATTTATGGAGATGAATGTGTTTTTGGAGGTGGAAAAGTTATTAGAGATGGAATGGGTCAACATCCATTAGCAACAAAAAAAAGAGTTTTAGATTTAGTATTGACTAATGCTATTATTATCGATCACTGGGGTATTGTAAAAGCAGATATTGGAATAAAGAATGGAATTATAGTAGGAATAGGAAAATCAGGAAATCCATATTTTATGGATAGTGTACACCCCAACATGTATATTGGGGCAGGAACAGAAGTTATTTCTTGTGAAAACATGATAGTTACAGCAGGTAGCGTTGATAGTCACGTACATTATATATGTCCACAATTATTTGAAGTAGCATTGGAAAATGGGACAACTACTATCATAGGAGGAGGGTCAGGGCCTGCTACGGGGAGCATAGCAACTAATTGTACTTCAGGTGTTTGGAATATTCAAAGAATGTTAAAAAGCACCGATCATATTCCTATAAATTTCATTTTTCTTGCAAGCGGAAATAGTTCTAGTTCAAAAGCTTTAATTGAACAAATAGAAGCTGGAGCAGGTGGATTAAAAATTCATGAAGATTGGGGAAGTACCCCTCATGTTATAGATCAATGTTTAAATGTTGCGGAGGAGTTGGATATTCAAGTAAATATACATACAGATTCATTAAATGAATCTGGTTACATAGAAGATACCTTAAAAACTTTTAAAGGTAGAACTATTCATACCTATCATACAGAAGGAGCTGGAGGAGGACATACTCCTGACTTATTAAAAGTGATATCATTTTCTAATGTATTACCTTCATCTACAAGTCCTACTATGCCTTATACTTGTAACACAATAGATGAACATTTGGATATGTTGATGATCTGTCATCATTTAGATTCTAATCTTCCAGAAGATATTGCTTTTGCTAAATCTCGTATAAGATCCGAAACTATTAGTGCGGAAGGAGTATTACATGATATAGGAGCAATAAGCATGACTAGTTCCGATTCTCAGGCTATGGGTAGAATAGGGGAAATTGTTAAAAGAACATGGCAAACAGCTGATAAAATGAAAAAGCAAAGAGGCCCCATTAAAGAGGATAATTCTAAAAATGATAATTTTAGAGTAAAGAGATATATTTCGAAATATACAATAAATCCTGCTATTACACATGGTATTTCAGAATACGTTGGATCAATTCATGTTGGAAAAATGGCAGATTTAGTTATTTGGAAACCTTCTTTTTTTGGAGCTAAACCAGAATTGGTAATAAAAGGAGGAATGATTGCATACGCTAGTGTTGGAGATCCAAATGCCACTATTCCTACTCCACAACCATTTATGTATCGAAAAATGTTTGGTTTTTTTGAACCAAAAATAAGTAGTGTTTTTATTCCTATAAATGCTATTAACAATTGTTTTTTTGAAAAAAATGAAATAAAAAAACAAATCAAAGTAGTAAGAGGATGTAGATCTATTTCAAAGGAAAAAATGATTCTAAATGAAAAAACCCCAAATGTAGAAATCGATCCAAAAACTTATAATGTTTATATAAATGGAGAGAAAATAATTTCTAAACCTTCTGATATTTTACCATTATCCCAAAGATATTTTTTATTTTAA
- a CDS encoding MarC family protein, producing MEWINSLISCFMILFSIIDILGNAPIIMGFKSKGNIIETKKVVVTSLIIFLSFLFLGQPMLKIIGVDVHSFSVAGSIVLFLIGLEMILGIDLHQVKENAQTSIVPIAFPLIAGPGSLTTLISLRTTYDVNIILLSLILNMIVVYFVIDRCDFIAEKIGNNGLDILKKIFGIVLLAFAVKIFGANAGQLFQQ from the coding sequence ATGGAATGGATTAATTCATTAATTAGTTGTTTTATGATACTTTTTAGTATTATAGATATATTGGGAAATGCTCCTATAATTATGGGATTTAAATCCAAAGGAAATATTATAGAGACTAAAAAAGTTGTAGTAACTTCTCTTATTATATTTTTATCTTTTCTATTTTTAGGACAACCTATGTTAAAAATTATAGGAGTAGATGTTCACTCTTTTTCTGTAGCTGGATCTATTGTATTATTTTTAATTGGTTTAGAAATGATATTAGGAATTGATTTACACCAAGTAAAAGAAAATGCACAGACTTCTATTGTACCAATAGCTTTTCCACTTATAGCTGGTCCTGGATCATTAACTACTTTAATTTCATTGAGAACAACTTATGACGTCAATATCATACTTTTATCTCTAATACTCAATATGATTGTAGTTTATTTTGTTATAGATAGATGTGATTTTATAGCTGAAAAAATAGGAAATAATGGATTAGATATCCTAAAAAAAATATTTGGAATTGTTTTATTAGCTTTTGCAGTTAAAATTTTTGGAGCTAATGCTGGCCAATTATTTCAACAGTGA
- the pyrF gene encoding orotidine-5'-phosphate decarboxylase: protein MEKKEHFFLKIYDLGIIKFGNFTLKSGIKSPIYIDFRPIASRPDLLIKLSDLLINETNFTDFELICGVPYAALPIATALSLRTNVPLIIKRKENKGYGTERMIEGIYKKGQNCFLIEDVITSGDSLLKTIIDLEKEGLIIKDIMSILDREQGGIENIKKRGYNIKTLFRIGDILNMLNKINLLKKKELHMIQLFFKKKIKNVQEKRLSYEEKRKKLNHPIGKKLIDISLEKKTNLIFSADIMYSNKILELVNSIGDIICGLKIHADIINDFSSSFITSLKKISLEKKFLLFEDRKLSDVGYTNYLQLHYGIHKISSWADIITVHLLSGKNSIQKLNIPCNMALITISEMSSHDRLSDDNYIRNVLNISIKNPKVIGTVAQRKVDDRLLLFSPGIHFSNNKNNKKKDYIHPRKAFEKNKTDFIIVGKAIYQSKNPVLEAEKYRKEAWNAYETKL from the coding sequence ATGGAAAAAAAAGAACATTTCTTCTTAAAAATTTATGATTTAGGAATCATAAAATTCGGTAATTTTACTTTGAAAAGTGGAATAAAATCTCCTATATATATAGATTTTCGTCCAATAGCTTCTAGACCAGATTTATTAATCAAATTATCTGATCTACTAATTAATGAAACTAATTTTACTGATTTTGAGCTAATTTGTGGAGTTCCATATGCGGCTCTACCTATAGCTACTGCTTTATCATTAAGAACTAATGTTCCTTTAATAATTAAAAGAAAAGAAAATAAAGGTTATGGAACAGAACGAATGATAGAAGGTATTTATAAAAAAGGACAAAATTGTTTTCTTATAGAAGATGTTATTACAAGTGGAGATAGCTTATTAAAAACTATAATAGACCTAGAAAAAGAAGGTTTAATTATAAAAGACATTATGTCAATTCTTGATAGAGAACAAGGAGGAATAGAAAACATAAAAAAAAGAGGATATAATATAAAAACCTTATTTCGAATAGGAGATATATTAAATATGTTAAACAAAATAAATTTATTAAAAAAAAAGGAATTACATATGATTCAACTTTTCTTCAAAAAAAAGATAAAAAATGTTCAAGAAAAACGTCTTTCTTATGAGGAAAAAAGAAAAAAACTAAATCATCCTATTGGAAAAAAACTTATAGATATTTCATTGGAGAAGAAAACAAATTTAATATTTTCAGCAGATATAATGTACTCTAATAAAATACTTGAATTAGTAAATTCAATTGGAGATATAATTTGTGGATTAAAAATCCACGCAGATATTATAAATGATTTTTCTTCATCATTTATTACTTCTCTAAAAAAAATATCATTAGAAAAAAAATTTTTATTATTTGAAGATAGAAAATTAAGTGATGTAGGTTATACCAATTATCTTCAACTTCATTATGGTATTCATAAAATTTCTTCTTGGGCTGATATTATTACAGTTCATTTACTTTCTGGAAAAAATAGTATACAAAAATTAAATATTCCATGTAATATGGCTTTAATTACTATATCTGAAATGTCTTCTCATGATAGATTATCTGATGATAATTACATAAGAAATGTATTAAATATTTCTATAAAAAATCCAAAAGTAATTGGAACTGTTGCACAACGAAAAGTAGATGATCGATTATTGTTATTTAGTCCTGGGATCCATTTTTCAAATAATAAAAATAATAAAAAAAAAGATTACATTCATCCTAGAAAAGCATTTGAAAAAAATAAAACTGATTTTATTATTGTTGGAAAAGCTATCTATCAATCAAAAAATCCAGTATTAGAAGCAGAAAAATATAGAAAAGAAGCATGGAATGCTTATGAAACAAAACTTTAA
- the fbp gene encoding class 1 fructose-bisphosphatase: protein MYTLGEFIIKNRDNFLYSIESLLRLFSSIKLASKAIHKEVNKVGLTEELIGSSGITNIQGENQQKLDNFAHKAFIESFKSRNVVCGIASEESEDFIVIKEKKENFYQNQYIVLIDPLDGSSNIDVNVSIGTIFSVYLRKSSVKMDLTISDFLQKGKKQILAGYIIYGSSTILVFTIGKGVHGFTLDPSVGTFYLSHPNLHFPKVGSIYSINHGNYANFSSEIKKFIRYCQEKKENRPYTARYIGSLVGDFHRNMIKGGIYIYPKTDSSPNGKLRLLYECNPIAFLTEQAGGKASDGENRILDIKPIKLHQRTPFVCGSVEMVSKFEEFIANYK from the coding sequence ATGTATACATTAGGAGAATTTATTATAAAAAATAGAGATAATTTTTTATATTCTATAGAGTCTTTATTACGTTTATTTAGTTCCATAAAATTAGCTTCTAAAGCAATACATAAGGAAGTTAATAAAGTTGGATTAACAGAAGAATTAATAGGAAGTTCTGGAATAACTAATATCCAAGGAGAGAATCAACAAAAATTAGATAATTTTGCTCATAAAGCATTTATTGAATCTTTTAAAAGTAGAAATGTTGTTTGTGGAATTGCTTCTGAAGAAAGTGAGGATTTCATAGTAATAAAAGAAAAAAAAGAAAATTTTTATCAAAATCAATATATTGTATTAATAGATCCACTAGATGGATCTTCTAATATAGATGTGAATGTTTCTATAGGTACTATATTTTCTGTTTATTTAAGAAAATCTTCTGTTAAAATGGATTTAACGATAAGTGATTTTTTACAGAAAGGGAAAAAACAAATTTTGGCTGGATATATTATTTATGGATCTTCTACTATATTAGTATTTACTATAGGGAAGGGGGTTCATGGATTTACTTTAGATCCTTCAGTAGGAACATTTTATTTATCTCATCCAAATCTACACTTTCCTAAAGTAGGAAGTATATATTCTATTAATCATGGTAATTATGCTAATTTTTCTAGTGAGATTAAAAAATTTATAAGGTATTGTCAAGAAAAAAAAGAAAATCGCCCTTATACAGCGCGATATATAGGATCTTTAGTAGGGGACTTTCATAGAAATATGATAAAAGGCGGAATATATATTTATCCTAAAACTGATTCATCTCCAAATGGAAAATTGAGATTACTTTATGAATGTAATCCTATAGCTTTTTTGACAGAACAAGCAGGTGGAAAAGCATCTGATGGAGAAAATAGAATTTTAGATATAAAACCTATTAAATTACATCAGAGAACTCCATTTGTTTGCGGGTCTGTAGAAATGGTTTCAAAATTTGAGGAATTTATTGCTAATTATAAATAA
- a CDS encoding RNA methyltransferase produces the protein MKKIYSLKNTKIKNLIKNYKGKNKNKVFLVEGIKEFEMAIKGLFYPIEIFICNKIFHEYNLIESFKSIIFYINVNIFKKISYRENSGGIIALFKEKKENVLKKIKISNNNTLILILDGIEKPGNLGSILRIANAVGINIIIICNMKTYIFNSNVIRSSLGCVFITPIFIEEKIEVILHWLKKNDVKIFTTGFNNSSNIYSTKLSYPRIAIIFGSEDKGVSDIWLEKANKIIKIPMFGNINSLNVSHAVSIITYEIIRQKYYN, from the coding sequence ATGAAAAAAATATACAGTTTGAAAAATACGAAAATTAAAAATTTAATTAAAAATTATAAAGGAAAAAATAAAAATAAAGTCTTCCTTGTAGAAGGAATAAAAGAATTTGAAATGGCAATAAAAGGTCTATTTTATCCAATAGAGATTTTTATATGCAACAAAATATTTCACGAATATAATTTGATTGAATCATTTAAATCAATAATTTTCTATATTAACGTAAATATATTTAAAAAAATATCTTATAGAGAAAATTCTGGTGGGATTATTGCTTTATTTAAAGAAAAAAAAGAAAACGTATTAAAGAAAATTAAAATTTCTAATAATAATACGTTGATCCTTATTTTGGATGGTATAGAAAAACCTGGAAATTTAGGATCTATATTAAGAATAGCTAATGCAGTTGGAATTAATATAATTATCATATGTAATATGAAAACTTATATTTTTAATTCCAATGTAATTAGATCTAGTTTAGGGTGTGTTTTTATAACTCCTATCTTTATAGAAGAAAAAATAGAAGTTATTTTACATTGGTTGAAAAAAAATGATGTAAAAATATTTACGACTGGGTTTAATAATAGTTCTAATATATATAGTACAAAATTATCTTATCCTCGTATAGCTATTATTTTTGGATCTGAAGATAAAGGAGTTTCTGATATTTGGCTAGAAAAAGCTAACAAGATAATAAAAATTCCTATGTTTGGGAATATAAATTCACTAAATGTTAGTCACGCAGTATCTATAATAACTTATGAAATCATTAGACAAAAATATTATAACTAA
- a CDS encoding deoxycytidylate deaminase codes for MNKAIFVSKFSFCKKKKVGAVIVKDNKIISDGYNNTPIGFDNLCEDINGKTKWYVLHAEANAILKISSSSLSCNGASIYITHFPCKECSKLIYLSSLKRVIYLHKNDKKDHESFFFLKKLEIEVEKLN; via the coding sequence ATGAATAAAGCAATTTTTGTTTCAAAATTTTCTTTTTGTAAAAAAAAAAAAGTAGGAGCTGTTATAGTAAAAGATAATAAAATTATATCTGATGGATATAATAATACACCAATTGGTTTTGATAATCTTTGTGAAGATATAAATGGAAAAACTAAATGGTATGTATTACATGCCGAAGCTAATGCTATATTAAAAATATCGTCTTCATCTTTATCTTGCAATGGAGCTTCTATATATATCACTCATTTTCCATGTAAAGAATGTAGTAAATTAATTTATTTATCTAGTTTAAAAAGAGTTATATATTTGCATAAAAATGATAAAAAAGATCATGAAAGTTTTTTTTTTCTTAAAAAATTGGAAATAGAAGTTGAAAAATTGAATTAA
- a CDS encoding dihydroorotate oxidase — MYTKKIDISTSIKKIKLSSCIMNASGALCSTEQELNKLLKSSSGAIITKSCTSFPRKGNMNPRYFYCKKYGSINSMGLPNLGIDFYLDFFEKKKTKKPIFLSISGLSEEENFFLLRKANLSSKISAVELNLSCPNILVKDKKNNMINIGYDSYKLSSFLKEVFKLYEKPLGLKLPPYFNEIDIKNIAFILNKYPIYFVTCINSIPNGIFINSTNESVVISPKKGFGGIGGKIIKPFALANIRLFYLYLRKEISIIGCGGITNGKDIFDHVLCGASAVQIGTQFIEEGLTVFDRLEKEFISILEKKNYLSIDNFKGNLKKNLI; from the coding sequence ATGTATACAAAAAAAATAGATATATCTACCAGTATAAAAAAAATAAAGCTTTCATCATGTATAATGAATGCATCAGGCGCTCTTTGTTCTACAGAACAAGAACTGAATAAGTTATTAAAAAGTTCTTCAGGAGCAATTATTACAAAAAGTTGTACTTCTTTTCCTAGAAAAGGAAATATGAACCCAAGATATTTTTATTGTAAAAAATATGGAAGTATAAATTCTATGGGACTACCTAATCTTGGTATAGATTTTTATTTAGATTTCTTTGAAAAGAAGAAAACTAAAAAACCTATTTTTCTATCTATATCTGGTTTATCTGAAGAAGAAAATTTTTTCCTTCTTAGGAAAGCAAATCTTTCCTCAAAAATTTCTGCTGTAGAATTAAATTTATCGTGTCCAAATATTCTTGTAAAAGATAAAAAGAATAATATGATAAATATAGGATATGATTCTTATAAATTATCGTCATTTTTAAAAGAAGTATTCAAATTATATGAAAAACCTTTAGGATTAAAATTACCTCCTTATTTTAATGAGATTGATATAAAAAATATTGCTTTTATTTTAAATAAATATCCTATTTATTTTGTTACTTGTATTAATAGTATCCCTAATGGGATTTTTATTAATTCTACAAATGAATCAGTAGTTATATCTCCAAAAAAAGGATTTGGCGGTATAGGAGGAAAAATAATCAAACCATTTGCATTAGCAAATATTCGTTTATTTTATCTTTATCTTCGTAAAGAAATTTCTATTATAGGATGCGGAGGAATTACTAATGGAAAAGATATTTTTGATCATGTTTTATGTGGTGCTTCTGCTGTTCAAATAGGAACTCAATTTATTGAAGAAGGTCTTACTGTTTTTGATAGACTGGAAAAAGAATTTATTTCTATTTTAGAGAAAAAAAACTACCTATCCATAGATAATTTTAAAGGAAATTTAAAAAAAAACCTAATATGA